Proteins encoded within one genomic window of Citricoccus muralis:
- a CDS encoding spermidine synthase, with translation MTTSESRDMSRPSGRSIQLSATGQQARIIQDEHDDGWVLEVGGMIQSHVDLDHPRRIRYEYLARIAHVIDVCWTATRPLGVLHLGAGALTLPRYVQATRPGSAQTVIELERELTSLVISELPLPAGTDLDVIVGDARAASLELSDQGRRFDAVVLDIYTGLGEAEHLSEESFYAELLAMLNPSGVLLVNIGDDAGLPYFARQARLLESAATDAGFSGAWTLVDAGLLERRSAGNLILAAGDGMSVADPDELRSALLARGPHPAAVLDPAATAECVQAST, from the coding sequence ATGACGACTTCCGAGTCACGCGATATGTCCCGACCCAGTGGCCGCAGTATCCAGCTCAGTGCCACCGGACAGCAGGCGCGCATCATCCAGGATGAGCACGACGACGGCTGGGTGCTGGAGGTTGGCGGAATGATCCAGTCGCATGTGGACCTCGATCACCCACGGCGTATCCGTTACGAATACCTTGCTCGCATCGCCCACGTGATCGACGTTTGTTGGACGGCGACACGGCCCCTGGGGGTCCTGCATCTCGGTGCCGGCGCGCTCACCCTGCCGCGGTATGTGCAGGCCACGCGTCCCGGCTCCGCGCAGACGGTGATTGAGCTCGAGCGGGAGCTGACCTCCCTGGTGATCTCCGAGCTGCCGCTGCCCGCGGGTACCGACCTGGACGTGATCGTCGGTGATGCGCGCGCCGCGTCGCTGGAGCTGTCAGACCAGGGGCGGCGCTTCGATGCCGTCGTGCTGGATATTTACACCGGGCTGGGGGAGGCCGAGCACCTTTCCGAGGAGTCGTTCTACGCGGAGCTGCTCGCAATGCTGAACCCGAGTGGTGTGCTCCTGGTCAATATCGGTGACGACGCCGGGCTTCCGTACTTTGCGCGGCAGGCCCGGCTGCTCGAATCCGCCGCCACAGATGCAGGATTTTCTGGCGCCTGGACACTGGTGGACGCTGGCCTGCTGGAGCGGCGTTCCGCCGGCAACCTCATCCTGGCCGCCGGTGACGGGATGTCGGTAGCGGATCCCGACGAGTTGCGATCGGCGCTTTTGGCCCGCGGTCCGCACCCGGCGGCGGTCCTGGATCCTGCGGCCACGGCTGAATGCGTGCAGGCATCAACATAA
- a CDS encoding cytochrome P450, translated as MSTVHEDAAVADLPVADWLNPAEMARDPFPTYRKLRSESPVFWAPAINKVIFSTYAGCGYVEDHPEIFSSHVEGAAMVKAMGGRPLIRKDDPHHATERRPMNRPLRPKNIMEAWSDMFAENTNHYLDVLDEVGPGADLNHDFAAPLAAKNLISMLGMHPVEPDDMARWSADFIAGSGNVLDDADIWRRCDQSRDECHEALDETISRLRRQPDSSITSAMLEGGLPEESVRLNVMLTISGGINEPQHMITNSVHELSHHPEVLAEALHDESVWNKIFTECARKYTPIGMITRETIADGEFDGFRIPSGLQVGAILASANRDENQFSDPDRFSVHRSEGTHFAFGRGVHQCAGKWAAQESIGRIAVPALYDRFPNLTQAPGRPEEWDGWVFRGITSMPVTW; from the coding sequence ATGTCTACCGTTCATGAGGATGCTGCCGTTGCAGACCTGCCCGTCGCCGATTGGCTCAACCCTGCGGAAATGGCCCGCGACCCTTTCCCCACGTATCGGAAGTTGAGGTCCGAATCGCCGGTCTTCTGGGCCCCGGCCATCAATAAAGTGATCTTTTCCACCTACGCGGGGTGCGGATACGTCGAAGACCATCCAGAAATTTTCTCGTCCCATGTCGAAGGGGCGGCCATGGTGAAAGCGATGGGTGGTCGCCCGCTGATCCGCAAAGACGACCCGCACCATGCGACTGAGCGCCGCCCCATGAATAGGCCGCTGCGACCCAAGAACATCATGGAAGCCTGGTCCGACATGTTCGCGGAGAACACCAACCACTATCTTGACGTCTTGGACGAGGTCGGGCCGGGCGCCGACCTGAACCACGATTTCGCTGCACCGCTGGCTGCGAAGAACCTGATTTCCATGCTGGGCATGCACCCTGTGGAACCCGACGACATGGCACGCTGGAGCGCTGATTTCATCGCAGGGTCGGGAAATGTCCTCGACGATGCTGACATCTGGCGTCGCTGTGATCAGTCCCGCGATGAGTGCCATGAAGCACTCGATGAGACGATCTCACGACTCCGGCGCCAGCCCGATTCCTCCATCACGTCTGCCATGCTGGAAGGCGGCCTTCCAGAAGAGTCGGTCCGGCTCAATGTCATGCTCACCATCTCCGGCGGAATCAACGAGCCGCAGCATATGATCACCAACTCCGTCCACGAGCTATCCCACCATCCGGAGGTCCTGGCCGAAGCGCTCCACGACGAGTCGGTCTGGAACAAGATCTTCACGGAGTGCGCGCGGAAATACACGCCGATCGGGATGATCACCCGAGAGACGATTGCAGACGGCGAGTTCGACGGTTTCCGCATTCCGTCTGGCCTCCAGGTGGGGGCCATCCTGGCCTCGGCGAATCGGGATGAGAACCAGTTCAGCGACCCGGACCGATTTTCCGTCCATCGGTCCGAAGGAACCCACTTCGCGTTTGGCCGTGGTGTTCATCAATGTGCCGGCAAATGGGCGGCTCAAGAGTCGATCGGTCGCATTGCCGTGCCAGCCCTGTACGATCGCTTCCCGAATCTGACACAAGCACCGGGACGCCCTGAAGAATGGGACGGATGGGTTTTCCGCGGGATTACATCCATGCCCGTCACCTGGTAA
- a CDS encoding IclR family transcriptional regulator — translation MRRVLETFTPNDSGLTLTEIARRASMPVSSVHGIAHQLADEGLLERGRGTFMLGVKLWEIAIRAPGTFGLRQAALRPMERAHALIGHHVQLGILSQSEMLYIERLSSDDPVVNFTKIGGRLPWYRTSSGILLVALGDPDVRARLMDESPRAGWPSMPMDEASMRQWLRRVEHNRFVVSEGFVHPDATSIAVPIMSPWNSAVAALAAVVPSQGTDVEHVVATLRRAAREAGQGLADTLTRDDA, via the coding sequence ATGCGCAGGGTGTTGGAGACTTTTACCCCGAACGATTCAGGGTTGACGCTGACCGAGATTGCTCGAAGGGCATCGATGCCGGTGAGTTCGGTGCATGGCATAGCGCATCAGCTGGCAGACGAGGGATTGCTTGAGCGCGGGCGCGGTACCTTCATGCTCGGCGTCAAGCTGTGGGAGATCGCCATTCGAGCACCGGGAACGTTCGGCCTGCGACAGGCGGCGCTGCGGCCCATGGAAAGGGCGCACGCGTTGATTGGTCATCACGTGCAGCTAGGGATTCTCTCGCAATCCGAGATGCTGTATATCGAACGGCTCTCGTCCGACGATCCGGTGGTGAACTTTACGAAAATTGGTGGACGGCTGCCCTGGTACCGCACCTCGAGCGGGATTTTGCTCGTCGCGCTCGGCGATCCGGACGTCAGAGCGCGGCTGATGGACGAATCCCCGCGTGCCGGGTGGCCCTCGATGCCCATGGATGAGGCCAGCATGCGCCAGTGGCTGCGTCGGGTCGAGCACAATCGATTCGTCGTTTCCGAAGGCTTCGTGCATCCCGACGCCACCTCCATTGCGGTGCCCATCATGTCGCCGTGGAATTCGGCCGTGGCGGCACTCGCCGCGGTCGTCCCGTCTCAGGGCACGGATGTCGAACATGTCGTGGCCACGTTGCGGCGTGCTGCCCGCGAAGCCGGCCAAGGGCTGGCTGACACCTTGACGCGCGATGACGCGTAG
- a CDS encoding 2Fe-2S iron-sulfur cluster-binding protein → MPVITYHLNDGSTREVETPVGGRVMQTALSNNVPGIIGECGGQAMCATCHVYVREEFLDRLPPVSDDEEEMLDVTAAKRDPVRSRLGCQIALDSEDERLEVDVPEVQV, encoded by the coding sequence ATGCCCGTCATCACGTATCACCTGAACGACGGATCAACCCGAGAGGTCGAGACGCCCGTGGGTGGCCGAGTCATGCAGACGGCGTTGTCGAACAATGTGCCCGGAATTATCGGGGAATGTGGCGGCCAAGCCATGTGCGCCACATGCCACGTGTACGTTCGAGAAGAATTCCTCGATCGTCTTCCCCCCGTCTCGGACGACGAAGAAGAGATGCTGGACGTGACGGCTGCCAAGCGAGACCCGGTGCGAAGTCGACTCGGGTGCCAGATCGCCCTAGATTCAGAAGACGAGCGCTTGGAAGTTGATGTTCCGGAAGTGCAGGTCTAA
- a CDS encoding NAD(P)/FAD-dependent oxidoreductase, whose translation MTTVIIGGGQAGVQVADSLRAGGYGEEITMVTDEAPWPYQRPPLSKELMNTAGAIKPLPLRPEMFFCDNDINLVRGTAATGIDRRRQTVRLADGQQLPYSQLVMATGARVRPLGIAGADLPGVFGLRTLEDAKRLESAIRPGAKVVIVGAGFIGLECASGLRALGCDIIILESGSRAMKRTSSPVMSEWFAEAHRSTGIDLKFEERIARIDTTPGGQQLVALSTLGNRYEADVVVCGNGVMANDTLGAKAGLDVDDGILVDSSLRTSDPKIVAVGDCARFPSVHAGTRARLESVQNATAQGRHAASTILGGTDAYRAVPWFWSVQGKNKLQIAGIVGANDRRITVGQPDEGKFSVMNFQRNILTSVESVNQPAVHMAARRALEHAILVTYDQAVEPGFSLVTATKAQQASAA comes from the coding sequence ATGACGACGGTGATTATCGGTGGCGGCCAAGCGGGCGTGCAGGTCGCTGACTCACTTCGAGCGGGCGGTTACGGCGAAGAAATCACGATGGTGACGGACGAAGCCCCGTGGCCCTACCAGCGACCGCCTCTCTCGAAAGAGCTCATGAATACGGCGGGCGCGATCAAACCATTGCCGTTGCGTCCTGAAATGTTCTTTTGCGACAACGACATCAACCTCGTGCGCGGAACGGCTGCGACCGGCATCGATCGTCGGCGCCAGACCGTGCGGTTGGCGGATGGTCAACAGCTTCCCTATTCGCAGTTGGTGATGGCGACGGGAGCCCGGGTACGACCGTTGGGAATTGCCGGGGCAGACCTACCGGGCGTCTTCGGGTTGAGGACCCTTGAGGATGCGAAGCGACTGGAAAGCGCGATACGTCCCGGGGCGAAAGTGGTCATCGTCGGTGCTGGGTTCATCGGCTTGGAATGCGCTTCTGGTCTGCGCGCACTCGGGTGCGACATCATCATCCTGGAGTCGGGCAGCCGTGCGATGAAGCGGACCTCGAGCCCGGTGATGAGTGAGTGGTTTGCCGAGGCACATCGATCGACCGGTATTGATCTCAAATTCGAAGAACGGATCGCCCGAATTGACACCACTCCGGGTGGGCAACAACTGGTCGCCCTGTCGACGCTGGGGAACCGATACGAAGCCGATGTCGTGGTGTGTGGGAACGGTGTGATGGCCAACGATACCCTGGGGGCGAAAGCCGGACTCGACGTTGACGACGGAATCCTGGTCGATTCCTCGTTGCGGACCTCGGACCCGAAAATTGTGGCCGTCGGCGACTGCGCACGCTTCCCCAGCGTGCATGCCGGCACGAGGGCACGATTGGAATCGGTGCAGAATGCAACGGCGCAAGGACGGCACGCTGCCTCGACGATTCTCGGGGGAACGGACGCGTATAGAGCGGTTCCGTGGTTTTGGTCGGTTCAAGGCAAAAACAAGCTTCAGATCGCTGGCATCGTCGGAGCGAACGATCGACGGATCACGGTCGGCCAGCCCGACGAAGGAAAGTTCTCGGTGATGAACTTTCAGCGCAATATCTTGACCTCGGTCGAATCCGTCAACCAGCCGGCGGTGCACATGGCGGCTCGGAGAGCCCTCGAACACGCCATCCTCGTGACCTATGACCAAGCGGTAGAGCCAGGTTTTTCACTCGTGACCGCCACGAAAGCACAACAAGCATCGGCCGCCTAA
- a CDS encoding ABC transporter substrate-binding protein produces the protein MTRPFLAMGFAGLLALTACGGPASGESDDEAGAESELIDLTLGIIPIAHASIIPYGVEKGIFEEHGLNVTIETGQGAAAMLPALQTGQMDVVIGNAASVMQAADQGMDMRIVSGFANSLEEGYDVNGVLVRSGEGIESWSDLEGLDVATNALRSQGDLTIMESVEADGGDPSAVNFVEINFPDMQSQLEVGNVDAIWAPEPFQSNAESTDGIEMLGHPNQIIPGLPTVVGFSAGDYVENNAEALSRFQDAMAALVDQYVNDPTGPTEAVMEFMDVPEEVAEVTLFLDEYDSEIRTEQLGDLADLMVKYGFIEENPIDDDFFVQ, from the coding sequence ATGACACGCCCATTTCTCGCTATGGGATTCGCTGGTTTGCTCGCACTCACCGCCTGCGGAGGCCCAGCTTCCGGGGAATCTGACGATGAAGCCGGGGCAGAGAGCGAACTCATCGACCTGACGCTCGGGATCATCCCCATCGCCCACGCGTCCATCATTCCCTACGGCGTCGAGAAGGGCATCTTTGAGGAACACGGGCTGAACGTCACCATCGAAACCGGACAGGGTGCGGCCGCCATGTTGCCCGCACTGCAGACCGGCCAAATGGATGTGGTGATTGGAAATGCTGCGTCGGTGATGCAGGCGGCCGACCAGGGAATGGATATGCGGATCGTGTCTGGATTCGCCAATTCCCTGGAGGAGGGGTACGACGTCAACGGCGTATTGGTCCGCTCCGGCGAGGGCATTGAATCGTGGTCCGATCTGGAAGGCTTGGATGTGGCGACGAATGCGCTCCGCAGTCAGGGCGACCTGACGATCATGGAGTCGGTCGAAGCGGACGGCGGTGATCCCAGTGCGGTGAATTTTGTCGAGATCAACTTCCCCGATATGCAGTCGCAGCTGGAGGTCGGCAACGTTGACGCGATTTGGGCGCCTGAACCTTTCCAGAGTAACGCTGAGTCGACGGACGGGATCGAGATGCTGGGCCATCCCAACCAGATCATTCCTGGACTGCCCACCGTGGTCGGGTTCAGCGCGGGCGACTATGTTGAGAACAACGCTGAAGCCCTCAGTCGGTTTCAGGATGCGATGGCTGCTTTGGTGGATCAATACGTGAATGATCCCACCGGGCCGACGGAAGCGGTCATGGAATTCATGGACGTTCCGGAGGAAGTTGCTGAAGTCACGCTATTCCTCGACGAATATGACAGTGAGATTCGGACAGAGCAACTCGGCGACCTCGCTGATCTGATGGTGAAGTACGGCTTCATCGAGGAGAATCCGATTGATGATGACTTCTTTGTCCAGTGA
- a CDS encoding XRE family transcriptional regulator has protein sequence MTSTTSVARAGEDMGLDAVLLGRQLRHLRNESGKTLDQLAEMVDATPSFLSLVENGKREPRLSLLTRLAGIYNTTVDELLTAQPPSKRAALEITVEKMQRSAHYASLGLPTIKISSRTPTEVLEVIAGLQGELRRKMEEQAATPEEARRANVELREEMRACNNHYPEIERKAQDLLDAVGHSGGPLSHHAAADLAEHLGFSVRFVPNLPHSTRSVTDLKNMRIYLSQSRSPDHEPRSVLLQAIGAYVLKHGEPESYSEFLRQRVYTNYFAAALMMPEKETVKFLKAAKERRDLAIEDLRDAYGVSYESAAHRFTNLATVHLGIRCHFQKVHESGIVHKAYENDGVTFPADHTGAIEGQQICRYWTSREVFGVVDRFRAFNQYTDTPAGTYWCTAVVEGHSSGFYSLSIGVPFDEAKWFRGKETTSRSVSRCPERGCCREPSEELEADWGGHAWPAARANAHLLAAMPPGAFPGVDEVEVFEFLAAQQD, from the coding sequence ATGACCTCCACCACATCTGTTGCTCGCGCGGGCGAGGACATGGGCCTCGACGCCGTACTCTTGGGGCGCCAGCTACGGCATTTGCGCAACGAATCAGGCAAGACCTTGGACCAGCTGGCCGAGATGGTCGACGCGACGCCGTCGTTCCTTTCCCTGGTGGAGAACGGCAAGCGTGAGCCGCGATTGTCCCTGCTGACACGGTTGGCCGGAATCTACAACACCACGGTGGATGAGCTGCTTACCGCCCAGCCGCCATCGAAGCGCGCGGCACTGGAGATCACGGTGGAGAAGATGCAGCGGTCCGCACACTATGCCTCGCTCGGGCTGCCCACCATCAAAATTTCCTCGCGCACCCCCACCGAAGTTCTCGAGGTGATCGCAGGGCTCCAGGGGGAGCTGCGGCGCAAGATGGAAGAACAAGCTGCCACCCCGGAGGAAGCGCGCCGGGCCAATGTGGAATTACGCGAAGAGATGCGCGCCTGCAACAATCACTACCCGGAGATCGAGCGCAAAGCCCAGGACTTGCTGGATGCCGTCGGGCATTCCGGTGGTCCGCTGAGTCACCACGCTGCTGCTGATCTGGCCGAGCACCTGGGGTTTTCGGTGCGGTTCGTGCCGAATCTTCCGCACTCCACCAGGTCGGTCACCGACCTGAAGAACATGCGCATCTACCTCTCCCAATCGCGCAGCCCCGATCACGAGCCACGCTCGGTGCTACTGCAGGCCATCGGCGCCTATGTGCTCAAGCACGGTGAGCCCGAGAGCTATTCGGAATTTCTGCGGCAGCGGGTTTATACCAATTACTTTGCCGCCGCGCTGATGATGCCCGAGAAAGAGACGGTCAAGTTCCTCAAAGCCGCCAAGGAACGCCGAGACCTGGCCATCGAGGACCTGCGCGACGCCTACGGGGTGTCCTACGAATCCGCCGCCCACCGGTTTACCAACCTGGCCACCGTGCACTTAGGGATTCGCTGTCACTTCCAGAAGGTGCACGAATCCGGGATCGTGCACAAGGCTTATGAGAACGACGGCGTGACGTTTCCGGCGGACCACACGGGCGCCATCGAAGGGCAGCAGATCTGCCGGTACTGGACCTCGCGAGAAGTGTTTGGCGTGGTCGACCGTTTCCGAGCCTTCAACCAGTACACCGATACCCCCGCGGGCACCTATTGGTGCACCGCGGTGGTCGAGGGGCACTCGTCTGGTTTCTACTCGTTGTCGATCGGGGTGCCATTCGATGAGGCGAAGTGGTTCCGAGGGAAGGAGACCACCTCGCGCTCGGTATCACGGTGCCCGGAGCGGGGCTGCTGCCGCGAACCCTCCGAGGAGCTCGAAGCCGACTGGGGTGGCCATGCCTGGCCCGCAGCCCGGGCGAACGCGCACTTGTTGGCCGCGATGCCGCCCGGGGCGTTCCCCGGTGTGGACGAGGTCGAGGTCTTCGAGTTCCTGGCGGCGCAGCAGGACTGA
- a CDS encoding YihY/virulence factor BrkB family protein, producing the protein MGTRDAIDRTLENEDLPVPDKHDAARKLTGPGLKYALKRAVKKFSLDAGTDLSAILTYYMVLSLAPALLAIFSILSLVLASNADTVRSMIDDVVTDAVPVDYQPLVLNLVETMMDSTAGGIIALVIGIATALWSASGYVKAFSRNMNTIYGVAEGRGFVAQTLTMLAVTLTMLVGVVVVLVSLALNRTLVDSLFAPLVEPLGLQPTLTTLTESFLPVWEWVKYPVVLLIIIGLIAVLYHFTPNVQRPRFRWLSIGAIFALVGIALAGVAMIIYLTYFAGYSAYGMIGTIMALLFVLWVFNIVLLMGAELDVEIERARELQTGLPAEEDLQLPPRGVAKVEKLKEGDDEIVAEGRNLRRALHDPED; encoded by the coding sequence ATGGGCACCCGTGACGCGATCGACCGCACCCTCGAGAACGAGGACCTCCCCGTCCCCGACAAGCACGATGCTGCCCGCAAGCTCACCGGCCCCGGTCTGAAATACGCGCTGAAGCGTGCCGTGAAGAAGTTCAGCCTGGACGCCGGCACCGACCTCTCGGCGATCCTCACCTACTACATGGTGCTCTCGCTGGCCCCGGCACTGCTGGCGATCTTCTCGATCCTGTCCCTGGTGTTGGCCTCTAATGCAGACACGGTGCGAAGCATGATCGACGACGTCGTCACCGACGCGGTGCCGGTGGACTACCAGCCGCTGGTGCTGAACCTGGTGGAGACCATGATGGATTCCACCGCCGGCGGCATCATCGCCCTGGTCATCGGTATCGCCACCGCGCTGTGGTCGGCCTCCGGGTACGTCAAGGCGTTCTCCCGCAATATGAACACCATCTACGGGGTGGCCGAGGGGCGCGGCTTCGTGGCCCAGACCCTCACCATGCTCGCGGTCACGCTAACCATGCTGGTGGGCGTCGTCGTCGTGTTGGTCTCCCTGGCGCTGAACCGGACTCTGGTGGATTCCCTTTTCGCCCCGCTGGTGGAGCCGCTGGGCCTGCAGCCCACGCTGACTACCCTCACCGAGTCCTTCCTGCCGGTGTGGGAATGGGTGAAGTACCCGGTGGTGCTGCTGATCATCATCGGGCTGATCGCGGTGCTCTACCATTTCACCCCGAACGTGCAGCGGCCGCGGTTCCGTTGGCTGTCCATCGGCGCGATTTTCGCCTTGGTGGGCATCGCCCTGGCCGGGGTGGCCATGATCATCTACCTGACCTACTTCGCCGGCTACTCCGCCTACGGGATGATCGGTACCATCATGGCGCTGCTGTTCGTACTGTGGGTGTTCAACATTGTGCTGCTCATGGGCGCAGAGCTCGACGTCGAGATCGAGCGCGCCCGCGAACTGCAGACCGGACTGCCCGCCGAGGAGGACTTGCAGTTGCCTCCGCGCGGTGTGGCCAAGGTGGAGAAGCTCAAGGAAGGCGACGACGAGATCGTGGCCGAGGGCCGCAACCTGCGCCGCGCCCTGCATGACCCGGAGGACTGA
- a CDS encoding electron transfer flavoprotein subunit beta/FixA family protein: MRIVVLAKHVPDTWSDRHLDLTTGVIDRQGGEQVPDEISERALEVALRYRDAAGAEGAEPVEVIALAMGPAEASAMLRKLLAMGADEAVLVTDAELAGADAMRTARVLAGAVRRLGADLVLAGDRSTDGGTAVVPAMLAELLGAAVLPAAESVEISGEGVHAVTVTDGATVRLSSGYPCVVSVTDQVGEPRLVKFTQIMAAKRKPLQTWSLAELTEGADAGALAGAASSVMVSAQRREAKKAGVLINAADDDTAVQQLADFLSSRRPR, encoded by the coding sequence GTGCGAATCGTTGTGCTGGCCAAGCACGTCCCCGACACCTGGTCAGACCGTCATCTCGACCTGACCACCGGAGTTATCGACCGCCAGGGTGGCGAACAGGTCCCCGATGAGATCTCGGAGCGCGCCCTGGAGGTGGCGCTGCGCTACCGCGACGCTGCTGGTGCTGAGGGAGCCGAACCCGTGGAGGTGATCGCGCTGGCCATGGGGCCGGCCGAGGCCTCGGCGATGTTGCGCAAACTGCTGGCCATGGGTGCCGATGAAGCGGTGCTCGTGACCGACGCTGAACTGGCCGGAGCCGATGCCATGCGCACCGCCCGGGTGCTGGCCGGAGCCGTGCGTCGACTGGGGGCCGACCTGGTGCTGGCCGGGGACCGCTCCACCGACGGCGGCACCGCGGTGGTTCCGGCCATGCTCGCCGAACTGCTGGGTGCGGCCGTATTGCCGGCCGCTGAGAGCGTGGAGATTTCTGGCGAGGGGGTGCACGCGGTGACGGTGACCGATGGCGCTACCGTGCGGCTGAGCTCCGGCTACCCGTGCGTGGTGTCGGTGACGGATCAGGTGGGGGAGCCGCGGCTGGTGAAGTTCACCCAGATCATGGCCGCCAAGCGTAAGCCGTTGCAGACCTGGTCGCTGGCGGAGCTCACCGAGGGTGCCGACGCCGGGGCGCTCGCCGGAGCGGCGTCGTCGGTGATGGTCTCCGCGCAACGCCGCGAAGCCAAGAAAGCTGGTGTACTGATCAACGCCGCGGACGACGACACGGCCGTGCAGCAGCTGGCCGACTTCTTGTCGTCCCGACGCCCGCGCTGA
- a CDS encoding electron transfer flavoprotein subunit alpha/FixB family protein: protein MTQPTPTIVVGVETDAAGQIHPSAAELLGAASALGETTAIAVALPGGADEMARQLGRAGAASVVILEDATLAETFGTPLLEALSEAVAGFAPDAVLLAATTVSSAVAGRLAVRVDGAVCADAVHVGLQDGEIVAGHSVFGGDYETVSTVDGGPRVITVRLGAVETRADAVAEPSVQVLEAAAPQSVAGARIEAWKSAESRGDRPELRSARTVVAGGRGLGSRDGFGLAEQLADEFEGAVGATRDAVDDEFAPASAQVGQTGVTVSPDLYIGLGVSGAIQHRSGMQTARTIVAINTDEDAPIFEIADFGVVGDVFTVVPALLDELRSRG, encoded by the coding sequence ATGACCCAACCAACCCCGACCATCGTGGTGGGCGTGGAAACCGACGCAGCCGGACAGATTCATCCCTCTGCCGCGGAGCTGCTCGGTGCCGCCTCGGCCCTGGGCGAGACAACAGCGATTGCCGTCGCGCTGCCGGGCGGCGCCGACGAGATGGCGCGCCAGCTGGGACGCGCCGGTGCGGCCAGCGTGGTGATCCTGGAGGATGCCACTCTGGCTGAGACCTTCGGCACCCCATTGTTGGAGGCGCTGAGTGAGGCGGTGGCCGGGTTCGCTCCCGACGCCGTGCTACTGGCCGCGACGACCGTCTCGAGCGCGGTGGCCGGGCGCCTGGCCGTGCGCGTGGATGGGGCGGTGTGCGCCGATGCCGTCCACGTGGGCTTGCAGGACGGGGAGATCGTGGCCGGGCACTCCGTGTTCGGCGGCGACTACGAGACCGTCTCCACCGTGGACGGCGGACCCCGGGTGATCACCGTGCGCCTCGGCGCCGTGGAGACCCGGGCCGACGCCGTGGCTGAGCCCAGCGTCCAGGTGCTGGAGGCAGCCGCGCCGCAGAGTGTGGCGGGTGCACGGATCGAGGCCTGGAAGAGTGCCGAATCCAGGGGAGACCGTCCGGAGCTGCGCTCGGCGCGCACCGTGGTGGCCGGCGGGCGCGGACTCGGCTCGCGCGACGGATTCGGCCTGGCCGAGCAACTGGCCGACGAGTTTGAGGGCGCGGTCGGGGCCACCCGCGACGCCGTCGACGATGAGTTCGCCCCCGCCTCCGCACAGGTAGGCCAGACCGGCGTCACCGTTTCGCCGGACCTCTACATTGGTCTCGGTGTGTCCGGCGCCATTCAGCACCGCTCCGGAATGCAGACCGCCCGCACGATCGTCGCCATCAACACCGACGAGGACGCCCCGATCTTCGAGATCGCCGACTTTGGCGTGGTGGGCGACGTGTTCACCGTCGTGCCCGCGCTGCTCGACGAGCTCCGTTCCCGCGGCTGA